A genomic region of Saccopteryx bilineata isolate mSacBil1 chromosome 1, mSacBil1_pri_phased_curated, whole genome shotgun sequence contains the following coding sequences:
- the TAS2R10 gene encoding taste receptor type 2 member 10 → MLSIVESFFIFIAISESILGILGNGFIGLVNCMDCVKNKKFSVIGLLLIGLSTSRIFLIWLIMTDGFVKIFSPHMYNSGKLIECITYLWVIINHSSIWFASSLSIFYFLKIANFSHRIFLWLKHRINRVIFLLMGLLLVSWLFIFPQIVMIVNDTKMKNRNKTEPLYMAKSDYLTFQFFLNIGVIFLFTLSLIACFLLIISLWRHSRHMQSNVLGLRDPSTEAHVKAVKVLVSFIILFILYFIGLAIEISCFTVPENKLLFIFGVTTAAIYPWGHSLILILGNNKLKQASLKVLQPLMCCWKEKPLRTP, encoded by the coding sequence ATGCTAAGTATAGTGGAAAGCTTCTTCATTTTTATAGCAATTAGTGAATCAATATTGGGCATTTTGGGGAATGGATTTATTGGACTTGTAAACTGCATGGACTGTGTCAAGAACAAGAAGTTTTCTGTAATTGGCTTACTTCTCATTGGCTTATCTACTTCGAGAATTTTTCTGATATGGTTAATAATGACAGATGGATTTGTAAAGATATTCTCTCCACATATGTACAACTCTGGAAAACTAATCGAATGTATTACTTATTTATGGGTAATTATTAATCACTCAAGTATCTGGTTtgccagcagcctcagcatctTTTATTTCCTGAAGATAGCCAATTTTTCTCACCGCATTTTCCTCTGGTTGAAGCATAGAATCAATAGGGTAATTTTCCTTCTGATGGGATTGTTGCTTGTTTCATGGTTATTTATTTTCCCACAAATTGTGATGATTGTTAATGAtactaaaatgaagaatagaaataaaaccGAGCCCCTTTACATGGCTAAAAGTGACTACTTGACTTTCCAGTTTTTTCTCAATATAGGAGTCATTTTCCTCTTTACACTGTCTCTGATTGCATGTTTCTTGTTAATCATTTCCCTTTGGAGACACAGCAGGCACATGCAGTCGAATGTCCTAGGCCTCAGAGATCCCAGCACAGAAGCACATGTGAAAGCAGTGAAAGTTTTGGTATCTTTTATCATCCTCTTTATCTTGTATTTTATAGGCCTTGCCATAGAAATATCATGTTTTACTGTGCCAGAAAATAAATTGCTGTTTATTTTCGGTGTGACCACCGCAGCCATCTATCCCTGGGGTCACTCACTGATCCTAATTCTAGGAAACAACAAGCTAAAGCAAGCTTCTTTGAAGGTGCTACAGCCTTTAATGTGCTGTTGGAAAGAGAAACCTCTCAGAACTCCATAA